One segment of Stomatobaculum sp. F0698 DNA contains the following:
- a CDS encoding HlyC/CorC family transporter, producing MSRQDLIQLCLLVVLLGTSALFSSAETALTTVNRIRVRTLASQGDKRAVTLLSILQKPEKMLSVILIGNNVVNLYASSLATTVTLSLFGSKMVGVATGVLTLAVLVFGEVAPKTMASRNAERIALRAAGPVRNLMWLFTPLVFVVNNLARLVMKLFGADRPNERELMTAEELRTIVQVGHEDGVLENDERKIIDNVFDFGDRSARDIMIPRIDMTCIDIEASKEELMEVVREEQYTRIPVYKDTADTIVGILNVKDLLFRAPEKNFRIAELMRKPLFTYEQKKTSELMVEMRKNYTNLAIVLDEYGVTAGMVTMEDILEEIVGEIRDEYDRDEEKSIRRVAPNTYLVEGNVKIDDLNEALQLKLSSEDYESIGGYVLEQLEHFPKEGESVVRDGMRFTVTRMEQTRIAEVKLTLAAEKAVVK from the coding sequence TTGAGTCGTCAGGATCTGATACAACTATGTCTGCTTGTTGTTTTGCTCGGGACCTCCGCCTTGTTTTCTTCGGCGGAGACGGCCCTCACAACCGTGAACCGCATACGCGTTCGCACCCTTGCGAGCCAAGGCGATAAGAGGGCTGTCACTCTGCTTTCGATTTTGCAGAAGCCTGAGAAAATGCTCTCGGTCATATTAATCGGCAACAACGTGGTGAATCTCTATGCCTCTTCGCTCGCGACGACCGTGACGCTCTCGCTCTTCGGCAGCAAGATGGTCGGTGTGGCGACCGGTGTTTTGACGCTTGCGGTTCTGGTATTCGGCGAGGTTGCGCCGAAAACCATGGCAAGTCGAAACGCGGAGCGCATTGCCCTCCGCGCGGCGGGGCCGGTGCGCAATCTGATGTGGCTCTTTACGCCCCTTGTCTTTGTGGTCAACAATCTGGCCCGTCTTGTGATGAAGCTCTTCGGCGCGGATCGCCCGAATGAGAGGGAGCTTATGACCGCGGAGGAGTTAAGGACCATAGTCCAAGTGGGGCATGAGGACGGCGTTCTCGAGAACGACGAGCGAAAAATCATCGACAATGTCTTTGATTTCGGCGACCGGAGCGCGCGCGATATCATGATACCGCGCATCGATATGACCTGCATCGACATTGAGGCGAGCAAGGAAGAGCTCATGGAAGTGGTGCGCGAAGAGCAATACACGCGCATTCCGGTTTACAAGGACACGGCGGACACCATCGTCGGCATTTTGAATGTCAAAGACCTTCTGTTCCGCGCGCCGGAGAAAAATTTCCGCATTGCGGAGTTGATGCGGAAACCGCTCTTTACCTATGAGCAGAAGAAGACTTCGGAGCTCATGGTCGAAATGCGGAAAAATTATACGAATCTCGCGATTGTGCTCGATGAGTACGGTGTGACGGCGGGCATGGTGACCATGGAGGATATCCTGGAGGAAATCGTGGGCGAGATCCGCGACGAGTACGATCGCGATGAGGAGAAGAGCATACGGCGCGTTGCCCCGAACACCTATCTCGTTGAGGGCAATGTCAAGATTGACGATTTGAATGAGGCGCTGCAGTTAAAGCTCTCCTCGGAGGACTATGAGTCGATCGGCGGTTATGTGCTGGAGCAGCTCGAACATTTCCCGAAGGAGGGAGAGAGCGTGGTGCGGGACGGCATGCGTTTTACGGTGACACGCATGGAACAGACCAGAATTGCCGAGGTCAAGCTGACCCTCGCGGCGGA
- a CDS encoding signal peptidase II, producing MWYYRLIAFLTALDLIGKSAVEALPEKAFPRELPPGKPLLLLKRFHNEGLPLGFFSKRREIVLGGPLLIESLVLFRFSALLPKRGRKYEKTALALVLAGGASNLFDRFFRGFVVDYLSLRNRKAEHLVFNLGDCFIALGMGLTAALELARGLKRLISKRRQA from the coding sequence ATGTGGTACTATCGCCTGATTGCGTTTCTCACCGCGCTGGACTTAATCGGGAAGAGCGCGGTCGAAGCACTGCCTGAGAAGGCGTTTCCCAGAGAACTGCCGCCCGGGAAGCCTTTGCTTCTCCTAAAGCGTTTTCATAACGAAGGTCTGCCGCTCGGCTTTTTTTCGAAGCGGCGGGAAATCGTGCTGGGAGGCCCGCTGCTCATAGAGAGTCTGGTGCTGTTTCGTTTTTCCGCGCTGCTCCCGAAACGCGGCCGTAAGTATGAAAAGACAGCGCTCGCCCTGGTACTTGCGGGCGGCGCGAGCAATCTTTTTGACCGTTTTTTTCGCGGCTTTGTGGTAGATTACCTTTCCCTTCGCAATCGGAAAGCGGAGCATTTGGTGTTTAACCTCGGCGACTGTTTCATTGCGCTCGGCATGGGACTTACGGCGGCGCTTGAACTGGCAAGGGGGCTGAAACGTCTGATTTCCAAAAGGAGACAAGCTTGA
- a CDS encoding undecaprenyl-diphosphate phosphatase: MRIIEILKVIVLGMVEGFTEWLPISSTGHLILINQLIHLDVSPEFMEMFRVVIQLGAILAVVMLYFDRLNPLSRSKRGDQRRVALTLWSKIIVACIPAAILGKLLDDWMDAHLYNGLVVSIMLVVYGVLFILIENRNQTSKPQITKMWQLNYQTALYIGMFQVLALIPGTSRSGVTILGAVILGCSRAVAAEFSFFVGIPVMLGASLLKLAKFGFRFSNAEILYLVLGMAVAFLVSVYSIRFLMSWVKKNDFKVFGYYRIVLGVIVLIWYVISTLMGKPMGAA, translated from the coding sequence ATGCGCATCATTGAAATCTTAAAAGTGATTGTGCTCGGTATGGTGGAGGGCTTTACCGAGTGGTTGCCGATCAGTTCGACCGGTCATCTGATACTCATCAACCAATTGATTCATCTGGATGTCTCACCGGAATTCATGGAAATGTTCCGCGTGGTGATTCAGCTCGGCGCAATTCTCGCCGTGGTCATGCTCTATTTTGACCGTCTGAATCCCTTGAGTCGCTCGAAACGCGGCGACCAAAGAAGGGTGGCGCTGACCCTCTGGAGTAAGATTATCGTGGCCTGCATACCGGCGGCCATCCTAGGCAAGCTGCTCGACGACTGGATGGACGCGCACCTCTATAACGGCCTCGTGGTCTCGATTATGCTGGTTGTTTACGGCGTCCTTTTCATTCTGATCGAGAACCGGAATCAGACGAGCAAGCCGCAGATTACCAAGATGTGGCAGCTCAATTACCAGACCGCACTCTACATCGGCATGTTTCAGGTACTCGCGTTGATCCCGGGCACCTCGCGCTCGGGTGTCACGATACTCGGCGCCGTGATACTCGGATGTTCCCGCGCGGTGGCGGCAGAGTTCTCCTTCTTTGTCGGAATCCCGGTCATGTTAGGCGCAAGCCTTCTTAAGCTTGCAAAGTTCGGTTTTCGCTTCAGCAATGCCGAAATTTTATACCTCGTGCTCGGCATGGCGGTGGCCTTTCTGGTCTCGGTGTACTCGATACGCTTCCTGATGAGCTGGGTTAAGAAAAACGACTTTAAGGTTTTCGGTTATTACCGCATTGTGCTCGGCGTCATTGTGCTGATCTGGTACGTGATTTCGACTTTGATGGGTAAGCCCATGGGAGCGGCCTGA
- the ung gene encoding uracil-DNA glycosylase has protein sequence MAKQVAAIQNDWLPALQAEFKKPYYAELYHFVEQEYRTERVFPPADRIFEALELTPLEKVRVVILGQDPYHEPNQAHGLAFSVLPEQRVIPPSLKNIYRELHEELGCYIPNNGYLKKWAEQGVLLLNTVLTVRAHAAFSHRGKGWEQFTDAILRAANSSNQRLVFLLWGRPAQEKLPMIDREKHLVLTSPHPSPLSASRGFFGCGHFQRANDFLRSVGEEPIDWQIENI, from the coding sequence ATGGCAAAACAGGTGGCCGCAATTCAGAACGACTGGCTTCCGGCTCTGCAGGCTGAATTCAAAAAGCCCTATTACGCGGAGCTCTATCATTTTGTGGAACAGGAGTACCGGACAGAGCGGGTTTTCCCGCCTGCGGACCGTATTTTCGAGGCGTTGGAACTGACACCGCTCGAAAAAGTCCGCGTGGTGATCCTGGGGCAGGACCCTTATCACGAACCGAACCAGGCGCACGGACTCGCATTTTCGGTATTACCCGAGCAGCGTGTCATACCGCCTTCGCTGAAGAACATCTACCGCGAGTTACACGAAGAGCTCGGCTGCTATATTCCGAATAACGGCTATTTAAAGAAGTGGGCGGAGCAGGGCGTGCTTCTCTTAAATACGGTGCTCACCGTGCGCGCGCACGCGGCCTTTTCTCATCGCGGAAAGGGGTGGGAACAGTTTACGGATGCCATTCTCAGGGCGGCAAACAGTTCGAATCAGCGCCTGGTCTTTCTGCTCTGGGGACGACCCGCGCAGGAAAAGCTGCCGATGATAGACCGGGAGAAACATTTGGTTCTGACCTCGCCGCATCCCTCGCCGCTCTCGGCGAGCCGGGGCTTCTTCGGCTGCGGGCACTTTCAAAGAGCCAATGACTTTCTGCGCTCGGTCGGGGAAGAGCCGATCGACTGGCAGATTGAAAACATCTGA
- the rpmG gene encoding 50S ribosomal protein L33 codes for MANSGRTRVTLACTECGDRNYTTTKNKKLHPERMEAMKYCPRLRRYTLHREVR; via the coding sequence ATGGCAAATTCAGGGAGAACGCGCGTCACGCTCGCCTGCACGGAGTGCGGCGATCGGAATTATACCACCACGAAGAACAAGAAACTCCACCCGGAGCGCATGGAGGCAATGAAGTATTGCCCGAGACTCCGGCGTTATACCCTGCACCGAGAAGTGCGCTGA
- a CDS encoding class I SAM-dependent rRNA methyltransferase: protein MYPCKVSLKPGGGRAFKSGGAWIYDNEVARVEGAFTNGDLVTVLDHDGYPLGNGFMNLNSKLRVRMMTRNAAQEIDDAFLRARIETAVRLRKQVVDTGACRLIFGEADFLPGLTVDKFNDVLVLESLALGMDRMKERVLKILLEVLSQEGLPIRGVYERSDAKERLKEGMERVKGFLSEPFDTKVQICENGVHYWVDVAEGQKTGFFLDQKLNRRAVQGFSQGARVLDCFTHTGSFALNAGLAGAREVLGVDASALGVSQATENAALNGLSERVRFETADVFDLLPKLEAEGERFDLVILDPPAFTKSRETVKRAVKGYRDINLRGMKLVRDGGFLATCSCSHFMDQALFAKTVQEAARGARKRLRQVYFSTQAPDHPILWAAGETYYLKFFIFQVLEEK, encoded by the coding sequence ATGTATCCCTGTAAAGTGAGTTTAAAGCCGGGCGGCGGCCGCGCGTTTAAGAGCGGCGGTGCCTGGATTTACGACAACGAAGTGGCGCGGGTCGAGGGAGCGTTTACGAACGGAGACCTTGTGACCGTGCTGGATCACGATGGCTATCCCCTCGGCAACGGCTTCATGAACCTGAATTCCAAGCTGCGCGTTCGCATGATGACCAGGAACGCAGCGCAGGAGATTGACGATGCCTTTCTTCGCGCGCGCATCGAGACGGCGGTGCGCCTTCGGAAGCAGGTTGTAGACACCGGCGCCTGCCGTCTGATTTTCGGCGAGGCGGATTTTCTGCCCGGCCTCACCGTGGATAAATTTAACGATGTCCTGGTACTCGAGAGCCTTGCGCTCGGCATGGACCGAATGAAGGAGCGAGTCCTAAAGATACTTCTCGAAGTTCTTTCGCAGGAGGGGCTTCCGATACGCGGCGTCTACGAGCGGAGCGATGCGAAGGAGAGACTCAAGGAGGGCATGGAGCGGGTAAAAGGTTTTCTCTCCGAGCCCTTTGACACCAAGGTTCAGATTTGCGAGAACGGCGTCCACTATTGGGTGGATGTGGCCGAGGGGCAGAAGACCGGCTTTTTCCTCGATCAGAAGTTAAACCGCCGCGCGGTGCAGGGTTTTTCGCAGGGCGCAAGGGTGCTGGACTGCTTCACGCACACGGGCTCCTTTGCCCTGAATGCGGGCCTTGCGGGCGCGCGGGAAGTGTTGGGGGTCGATGCCTCGGCGCTCGGTGTTTCGCAGGCCACCGAGAATGCCGCCTTAAACGGACTCTCGGAGCGGGTGCGCTTTGAGACCGCGGATGTCTTTGATCTATTGCCGAAGCTGGAGGCAGAGGGCGAGCGCTTTGATCTGGTCATACTGGATCCGCCTGCCTTTACCAAATCGCGGGAGACCGTAAAGCGCGCGGTCAAGGGCTACCGAGACATTAATCTCCGCGGCATGAAGCTGGTTCGGGACGGCGGCTTCCTGGCGACCTGTTCCTGCTCGCACTTTATGGATCAGGCGCTCTTTGCAAAGACCGTTCAGGAGGCGGCTCGCGGCGCGAGAAAGCGCCTTCGCCAAGTGTATTTTTCCACCCAGGCGCCGGATCACCCGATCCTCTGGGCGGCGGGAGAAACCTACTACCTCAAGTTCTTCATCTTCCAAGTGCTCGAAGAAAAATAA
- a CDS encoding DegV family protein has product MKTAIVTDSNSGISQAEAEQLGISVLPMPFIAGEEVYHEGKNLTTDRFYELLESDMVLRTSQPSPGEMAALWDSLLENYEEVLFIPMSSGLSGTYTSARLLAEDYDGRVEVADAHRISITMRHIVLDALAMREAGLSAREMREEIEKLAFLSIVYVGVEDLKYLKRGGRISGAAATVGSILNIKPLLVIKGEKVEPFATVRGSKHCKKREIEEIVKAAAEFSEKGKKLWIGQAGSFPAEADIEEWKKMGQEAFPTETVFYDLLSYSVSCHTGPNAFGMGVSVRWEPGMQN; this is encoded by the coding sequence ATGAAGACAGCGATTGTGACGGATTCGAACAGCGGTATTTCTCAGGCAGAGGCAGAGCAGCTCGGCATTTCGGTGCTGCCCATGCCCTTCATTGCGGGCGAGGAGGTGTATCACGAGGGCAAGAACCTCACGACGGACCGCTTCTACGAGCTCTTGGAGAGCGATATGGTGCTTCGAACTTCGCAGCCCTCTCCCGGCGAAATGGCAGCGCTTTGGGACAGTCTGCTCGAAAACTACGAGGAAGTCCTGTTCATTCCGATGTCCTCGGGTTTAAGCGGCACCTATACCTCGGCGCGTCTCCTCGCGGAGGATTACGACGGCAGAGTCGAGGTCGCGGATGCGCACCGCATCTCGATTACGATGCGCCATATTGTGCTGGATGCCCTCGCAATGCGCGAGGCGGGACTCTCGGCGCGGGAGATGCGCGAGGAAATTGAAAAACTCGCCTTTCTCTCCATTGTTTACGTGGGCGTGGAAGATCTGAAATATCTGAAGCGCGGAGGCCGGATTTCCGGGGCCGCAGCGACGGTCGGCAGCATTCTGAACATCAAGCCCCTCCTTGTCATCAAGGGGGAGAAGGTGGAGCCCTTTGCGACGGTGCGCGGCAGCAAGCACTGCAAGAAGCGCGAGATCGAAGAAATCGTAAAGGCGGCTGCGGAATTCTCGGAGAAGGGCAAGAAGCTATGGATCGGCCAGGCGGGCAGCTTCCCGGCGGAGGCCGATATCGAGGAGTGGAAGAAGATGGGACAGGAGGCCTTTCCGACGGAGACGGTCTTCTACGATCTGCTTTCCTACAGTGTCTCCTGCCACACGGGTCCGAATGCCTTCGGCATGGGTGTCTCGGTGCGCTGGGAGCCCGGTATGCAAAACTGA